The following DNA comes from Methanothermus fervidus DSM 2088.
GTTGGACAAGAACGTGCTAAAATGAAATGTAAAGTAATAATGAAATATCTAGAAAATCCTGAAAAATTTAGTGGATGGGCACCAAGGAACATATTGTTTTATGGGGCTCCTGGAACTGGTAAAACTATGCTTGCAAAATCTCTATCAAATGAAGTTAATGTACCTCTTTACCTTGTTAAAGCTACAAGTTTAATTGGAGAACATGTGGGCGATGGTGCACGACAAATTCACGAACTTTATGATTTAGCATGTGAAACTTCACCTTCAATAGTATTTATTGATGAAATCGATGCCATAGGATTAAGTCGTAAATATCAATCACTAAGAGGAGATGTTTCTGAGGTTGTAAGCGCATTATTGACAGAGATGGATGGAATAAAAGAAAATGAAGGTGTAGTAACAATAGCAGCAACAAATAACCCAAGCTTATTAGATCCCGCAATAAGAAGCAGATTTGAAGAAGAAATAGAATTTACATTACCATCAAAAGAAGAAAGAAAAGAAATGATCAAAAGACATATAAAAACCATGCCTTTACCAGTTACAGTATCACCAAATAAGTTAGCAGAATTATCTAAAGGAATGTCTGGAAGGGATATCAAAGAAAAACTTCTCAAAACAGCATTGCATAAAGCTATTGTAGACAACGACAAGAAAATTGAAAATAAACATATTAAATATGCATTAGAACATTACAAAAAGAAAAATAAAGAACCTAAACGCATGTTTGCATAAAATTTCTTTTTGTGGAGGAAATTTAATGCATGTTCTTAAGGCAATAAAAGAAAGGAGAAGTATAAGAAGTTTTAAAGATAAAGACATTCCCCAAGAGTATATAAAAAAAATAATGGAAGCTGCAATTTGGGCACCATCTGCAGGAAATCTCCAAAGTAGGAAGTTTATAATAGTGAAGGATTCAAAATTAAAGTATGAACTTACAAAAGCTGCTTATATGCAAGAATTTGTAATGGAAGCCCCAATTGTAATAGTGGCATGTGCAGATTTAATTAAGTCTGCTTCAAGATATGGAGAAAGAGGAAGAGAACTTTACTGTCTCATGGACACTGCTGCATCAATACAAAACATGTTACTTGAAATACATGAATTAGGTCTTGGAGCTTGTTGGATAGGTGCTTTTGACGAAGAATATGTTAAAAAATTGCTTAAGCTACCAGATTCATTGAGACCTATAGCACTCATACCAGTTGGTTACCCTGATGAATCTCCAACTCCACCCCCTAGAGTTAGTATAGATGATGCATTTACAATCATTTAATCTAAATTTAATCTTTTTCCATACCATTTTTTATAATATTCCATATATTCTCCTGTTTTTATTCGTTTCCACCATTCCTTGTTTTCTATATACCATTTTATAGTTTTTTCAAGGCCTTCTTCAAATGAATATTCGGGCTTCCATCCTAATTCATTTTTAATTTTGCTAGAATCTAATGCATATCTATAATCATGGGCTGGCCTATCTTTAACAAACTTTATTAGTGATTGTGGTTTATTTAATTTTTTTAATATTAATTTTACTACCTCTATATTCCTCTTTTCATTGTTAGCACTCACGTTGTAAATTTCACCATTTTTACCTTTATGTAAAATTAGATCAATAGCTTTACATGTATCTTTAACATATAACCAATCTCTGATATTTGATCCATCACCATAGATAGGTAATGGTTTATTTTCAAGGGCATTGGTAATCATTAACGGTATAAATTTTTCTGGGAACTGATAAGGACCATAATTGTTTGAAGGTCTAACAATGTTAACAGGTAAACCATAAGTTTTGTGATAAGATCTAACAAGTAAGTCAGCTCCTGCCTTACTAGCTGCATATGGACTGTTTGGTTTTAATGGCGAATCTTCTGTGAAATATCCTTCATCGCCTAGAGTTCCATATACTTCATCTGTTGAAATTTGTATAAATTTTTCAATACCATATTTGCGGGCAGATTCTAGTAGTACTTGAGTACCTAATACATTTGTTTTAACAAATCTACCTGGTTCCATTATGCTTCTGTCAACGTGTGTGTTATGAACTACTATGTTTCCTACGCCAGCAACAAAATTATGAGATCCTTCAACTTCTAAGTCATATACAAATCCTTCATATTTTTTTTCCGTAATTTTTTTACTTTTAAATTTACAATTTCCTACTTTGATATTATATGCATTCATTTTATAGTCCACATAAAACTCTTTACCTATTAATAAAAGCAATAAACAAACTTCAGCTGCTAATCTTCTTGAGCTTGTCAAAAATTCTTCTTTTCCATTGTTAATTCCTTTCACTAAACTTTTCCAAAATATTTCTTGATACTCTTTTCCAATGTTAAATACAAAATTAGGAATTTTTTTACTATCACCATCATTACAAAATTTTGTACAGATTTTATAAAAATCTTTATTTTTCAACTTAAGTTGTAGAGTACCATTGTTTTCTGTTATTAAGCTGTTTCCATCAAAAATATTTTTAAAATCGTCAGATAAAATTTCTAACCAGCTTTTGTCATTGTCATTGATAATGACATAATTTTGTTTGAGATAACCACTTGAAATATAAGCAGCAAGTAATCTACATAGAAACTTTAATTTTTTATCATTAAACATTCCTAATATTTTTGGATGTTTTATCTTTTTATCTCTGCATGAGAAATTCATGTCTCTTACATATAATAGAGAGGGATTGGATTTCGCTGCTACAACCTTTCCATGTGTATTGTATACAGAGTGATTTGGTGTTACAAGAACTTCTCCTTGTTTTTGTTTTAATTTTAGAATCTTTCCTCTATATGGATGTCGAATAATTTTCCGAAGAGGTAGGAAAGTCCCAGAATTATTATAAAAAGATAATACCTTTATTTTTTCATTTGATGTATCAATGATTTCATGTTTTCCATCCCAAATTACTTTGTTGCTTTCTTTCAATCTTTCGAATAATTTTTTCATGCTAAGTACTTGTATTTCACCATTCCAATGAACAGTCACAAATTCTTCTTCAGCAACACTTTCAGCTGCAAAATTTACAATATAATCACATTCATACTTTTCAATTAATTTTTGAATTAGCTTTCCATCAGTTATGCAACCTTTAACAAAGCTATAATTAGGAGCATCTTCAACATCTTTAAGATTTTCTAAATTACCTGAATATGTTAATTTATCTAGATTTATTATTTTATATTGTGGATATTTATTCACCATATAACGTACAAAATTACTTCCAATAAACCCAGCTCCTCCAGTAACTAATATAACACTCATCTACTCACCACCAAAAAATCTTTAGATTTAGAATGTATAATTTTTTTGGAAGAAATTTTATAATTAAAAATATGTTATTAAAAATTTTTTAGATTTTTTGAGGTGAGATTATGGGCAAGTTTAAATTTAAAAAAACTTCTATACCTGGCCTATATGTGATAAAACCTAAAGTTTTTGAAGATGAAAGAGGGTACTTTATGGAAACTTATAATGCTAAAGAATTCAAGAAAGCAAATATAAATGCAAAGTTTGTTCAAGATAATCAATCGTTTTCCAAAAAAGGCGTGTTACGTGGTCTACATTTCCAATATCGTAGACAACAAGGAAAACTCGTGAGGGTTATAAAAGGTAAGATATTTGATGTTGCAGTAGATTTAAGAAAAAATTCTGAAACATATGGAGAATGGGAATCAGTAATATTGTCAGGTAAAAATAAAAAAATGTTTTATATTCCTGAAGGTTTTGCCCATGGCTTTTTAGTACTTTCCGATACAGCAATTGTAACTTATAAGTGTACTGATTTTTATTATCCTGAATATGAGGGAGGAATAATATGGAATGACCCTGACATTGGGATTGAATGGCCAATTGATGAAGTAGATAAATTAATAATTTCAGATAAAGATAAAAAATGGAAACCACTGAAAGAAAACCCTGTGAAGTTATAATGAGGTATAAAGATGAAAGTTGAAAAATATTTTGAAAAAATATTGTCAAAACGTAAAATCCATTTAACATTGATAGACCCTGAGGAACAAGAACCAAAGAAAGCACTTGAAATTGCAAAATTAGCGATAAAAGGAGGCACCGATGGAATAATGGTAGGAGGTTCT
Coding sequences within:
- a CDS encoding AAA ATPase central domain protein (COGs: COG1223 ATPase (AAA+ superfamily)~InterPro IPR003960: IPR003959: IPR003593~KEGG: mth:MTH1011 ATP-dependent 26S protease regulatory subunit 8~PFAM: AAA ATPase central domain protein~SMART: AAA ATPase~SPTR: P42811 Putative 26S protease regulatory subunit homolog MTH1011~PFAM: ATPase family associated with various cellular activities (AAA)), with the protein product MNTTLSDNYSLDKKSVQKTMLTNKEAKLVVLKPAGYPFICNLIETPKVEVKDKKLFELYAKEQWEGFIVKEGSYLFDQKLLPDYAFKVLKVHPNNSKIGKNTTIILVNTEEHSVVFREVESNLKIADVVGQERAKMKCKVIMKYLENPEKFSGWAPRNILFYGAPGTGKTMLAKSLSNEVNVPLYLVKATSLIGEHVGDGARQIHELYDLACETSPSIVFIDEIDAIGLSRKYQSLRGDVSEVVSALLTEMDGIKENEGVVTIAATNNPSLLDPAIRSRFEEEIEFTLPSKEERKEMIKRHIKTMPLPVTVSPNKLAELSKGMSGRDIKEKLLKTALHKAIVDNDKKIENKHIKYALEHYKKKNKEPKRMFA
- a CDS encoding dTDP-4-dehydrorhamnose 3,5-epimerase (COGs: COG1898 dTDP-4-dehydrorhamnose 3 5-epimerase~InterPro IPR011051: IPR000888: IPR014710~KEGG: tpd:Teth39_1625 dTDP-4-dehydrorhamnose 3,5-epimerase~PFAM: dTDP-4-dehydrorhamnose 35-epimerase related~PRIAM: dTDP-4-dehydrorhamnose 3,5-epimerase~SPTR: C6PJJ3 dTDP-4-dehydrorhamnose 3,5-epimerase~TIGRFAM: dTDP-4-dehydrorhamnose 3,5-epimerase~PFAM: dTDP-4-dehydrorhamnose 3,5-epimerase~TIGRFAM: dTDP-4-dehydrorhamnose 3,5-epimerase), whose product is MGKFKFKKTSIPGLYVIKPKVFEDERGYFMETYNAKEFKKANINAKFVQDNQSFSKKGVLRGLHFQYRRQQGKLVRVIKGKIFDVAVDLRKNSETYGEWESVILSGKNKKMFYIPEGFAHGFLVLSDTAIVTYKCTDFYYPEYEGGIIWNDPDIGIEWPIDEVDKLIISDKDKKWKPLKENPVKL
- a CDS encoding NAD-dependent epimerase/dehydratase (COGs: COG1088 dTDP-D-glucose 4 6-dehydratase~InterPro IPR016040: IPR006141: IPR004042: IPR001509: IPR 003586: IPR006142~KEGG: mth:MTH1789 dTDP-glucose 4,6-dehydratase~PFAM: NAD-dependent epimerase/dehydratase~SMART: Hedgehog/intein hint domain protein~SPTR: B5IVN1 dTDP-glucose 4,6-dehydratase, putative~PFAM: NAD dependent epimerase/dehydratase family~TIGRFAM: intein N-terminal splicing region; intein C-terminal splicing region; dTDP-glucose 4,6-dehydratase), translating into MSVILVTGGAGFIGSNFVRYMVNKYPQYKIINLDKLTYSGNLENLKDVEDAPNYSFVKGCITDGKLIQKLIEKYECDYIVNFAAESVAEEEFVTVHWNGEIQVLSMKKLFERLKESNKVIWDGKHEIIDTSNEKIKVLSFYNNSGTFLPLRKIIRHPYRGKILKLKQKQGEVLVTPNHSVYNTHGKVVAAKSNPSLLYVRDMNFSCRDKKIKHPKILGMFNDKKLKFLCRLLAAYISSGYLKQNYVIINDNDKSWLEILSDDFKNIFDGNSLITENNGTLQLKLKNKDFYKICTKFCNDGDSKKIPNFVFNIGKEYQEIFWKSLVKGINNGKEEFLTSSRRLAAEVCLLLLLIGKEFYVDYKMNAYNIKVGNCKFKSKKITEKKYEGFVYDLEVEGSHNFVAGVGNIVVHNTHVDRSIMEPGRFVKTNVLGTQVLLESARKYGIEKFIQISTDEVYGTLGDEGYFTEDSPLKPNSPYAASKAGADLLVRSYHKTYGLPVNIVRPSNNYGPYQFPEKFIPLMITNALENKPLPIYGDGSNIRDWLYVKDTCKAIDLILHKGKNGEIYNVSANNEKRNIEVVKLILKKLNKPQSLIKFVKDRPAHDYRYALDSSKIKNELGWKPEYSFEEGLEKTIKWYIENKEWWKRIKTGEYMEYYKKWYGKRLNLD
- a CDS encoding nitroreductase (COGs: COG0778 Nitroreductase~InterPro IPR000415~KEGG: tye:THEYE_A1034 nitroreductase family protein~PFAM: nitroreductase~SPTR: B5YKU7 Nitroreductase family protein~PFAM: Nitroreductase family), giving the protein MHVLKAIKERRSIRSFKDKDIPQEYIKKIMEAAIWAPSAGNLQSRKFIIVKDSKLKYELTKAAYMQEFVMEAPIVIVACADLIKSASRYGERGRELYCLMDTAASIQNMLLEIHELGLGACWIGAFDEEYVKKLLKLPDSLRPIALIPVGYPDESPTPPPRVSIDDAFTII